TTTCCAGTTCTTCCGGCAACAGGAATTCGGTGCGCAGCCGTTCTGGGAAACGGATTTTCTCAATCGCGAGATATTGTTTCTGGAACTCGACCTCCTCGGTCAATGTCACCTCTTCCAACGGATCGCTGGAAAGGCTGGTCCGGTAAAAGGTCGAGAGGTTCTGGATCATTTCCTCGGCCTTGTCCTTTTCTCCCTTTATCACGAGGCTGGAGAGCGAATTCAGCGTGTTGAACAGGAAATGGGGGTTCACCTGATAGCGCAGCGATCGCAGTTCGGCATCCTGTGCGGCCTGTGCGTAACGCGATGCCGTGCGTTCGGCTTCGCGGATTTCGCGGGCATAGCCGATTGCCAGATACATGGCAGCCCAGGCAAGGATTGAGAAATAGCGCACAATCGCATTATCGATCATTTCCGGCCAAGGCGCTTTGCCAACGGCCTCGCGAACCTCGTTAATATGATCACGCAGGATTGAATCGTCGAAATAGCCCTGTGCTTCATACAGGTAGAAAACATAGTAATTGACCCAAGCGATCGCTGCCGCGACGGGGATCGCCCCGATTGCGGCAACGCTGAATTTGACACTCAGTCGCTGATGATCGAACGCCCGCAGCACGAGATAGAGCAGCCAGGTCAGGATGATGCCAATCAGCGTTACTGCTGCCCGCCGCCACGCCAGTTCATCTTGGGCAGGGAAATCCAGGATCGCCGCCCGAAGCGATACGATCACCGAGTTTAGCACCCAGAAGCCGATGATCGTCACAAATGCCAGCCGGTGGCCGATCAAAGGCCCCTTATGCTGCACCGATCGCTGGATTGCCGCTCTCATGGTCCCTCTATAGGCGAAACAGGCCCGCCATGCCCCCCTTTGTGCAGGCACTTGTCGAATGACGGCGGACTTTGATCGAAGTCATGCAGCAAAATGGCCTATCTGTAAAAATGTTAACGGCCCGGTAACCATGTCGTGCCACTTTTCACCCTTGGCTGATACAGGGGGCCGAAATATGGGTGAACATGCTGGTAGCGCGTCGGGCAATCTGGCGCTTGCAGAAATCAGGGAATTTGCGAGTTTTTCGCCGGGCAGCCAGCGCTACATCCGACGCGCACTCGATGTGGCGTTCGACCGGAAGGACGCGGTTGAGCTTTGGTCGCGCGACGCGGTCGAGGCTGCGAGCATCAAGGCCCAATATCGTTTTTACGAACGCCTGCCTGCATTGCGGGCGCTCATTCCCGATAGCAGCGCGATCGAGGAAGCCGAGCTGTTTATGGCGACGCTGATCTCGATTTCCGCTTTCGACCTAGGGCAGGGTCGGCTCGATGGTTTCGCCGATTATCGTTTTCTCTATGAACGGCTTGTTGGACCGGAATCGCGTCCATGGTTGCCGGCAGTCTTTTGCGCAGCAGCATCGATGCCGCATCTGCAGCCTGAACGGCGCAAGAAATTGCTGCAGTCGATCAGCGAAGCTGTCGCCACTGCGCCAGGTTGGTCGAGACGGGCACCCCGCTTTTTCCCCGAATGGGTCGACAAGGTTGAAGTTGCCGTTGGCCGTTAATCACTCTTTGCGGCGATAGCGGAAATACCAGACTTCATGGCCATAGACGTTTCGGGCCTTGGCTTCGTAACGTGTTTCCGGCCAGCCGCCTGGGCGGACCAGGAAATCCGTGGATTTTTCGCATAGCCAGTCAAACTGGTGCCTATGTCTTTGCATCACCATCAGTGCATGGCGCAGATAGATGGCATGATCGGTGCCAAAGCGAAATTCTCCGCCGGGCCGCAATTTCGAGGCGATCAGTTTGACCGGCCCGTCATTCATCATCCGACGTTTGGCGTGCCTCGCCTTTGGCCAAGGGTCGGGATGCAGCAGATAGACAAAGCTGAGTGCGCCATCGGGGATGCGCGCCAGCACTTCAAGTGCGTCGCCCATATGAATGCGGATATTGGGCAGTGGCCCAAAGTCGTTATAGTTTTCGATCTGGCTCAGCGCTTGCGCCACGCCATTTTCAAAGGGCTCGCACCCGATAAAGCCATGGTCTGGCAGCATGTCGGCACGATAGGCCATATGTTCGCCGCCGCCGAAGCCGATTTCAAAATGTAGTGGCCGCTCATATCCGAACAAGCTTTCGGCTGTGACGGGGCCTTCGTCGGGTACAGCGATCTGCGGCAGCAGATTGTCGATCAATTCCTGCTGGTGCGCGCGCAGCTTCTTGCCCTTTGACCGCCCATATAGGCGGTTGAGGGTTGTGGGGTCTCCGGGTTTATGGGCTGTCATCCGGGTGCCGATAATCGCTTGCGTTCCTTGCGCAAGACTTTTGCAGAAAAAGGCAGCGCGCGAGCACTGCCTTTTTCAATTTTCTGTTTGTGTTTTTGGCTGTGAGGCCGCCCGGCTGGTTTACGCCAGCGCAGCCTTCAGTTTGTCGGCAAGGTCGGTGCGTTCCCAAGGGAAGGCATCGCCTCCAGCCTGACGACCGAAATGGCCATAGGCGGCGGTCTTGCGATAGATCGGCTTGTTAAGGCCCAGATGGGTGCGAATTCCCTTGGGCGTCAGGCGCACGAGCGCGGGGATCGCAGCCTCCAGTTTGCCTTCGTCAACGGTGCCGGTGCCGTGCAGGTCGACATAGACCGACAGCGGCTCGGCGACGCCAATCGCATAGGAAAGCTGGATCGTGCAACGCCGGGCAAGGCCAGCGGCGACGATATTCTTCGCCAGATAGCGGGTTATATAAGCGGCCGAGCGGTCAACCTTGGTCGGGTCCTTGCCGCTGAATGCGCCGCCGCCATGCGGGGCTGCCCCGCCATAAGTGTCGACGATGATCTTGCGGCCGGTAAGACCGGCATCGCCATCGGGACCGCCGATTTCGAAACGGCCGGTCGGGTTGATGTGATAGACCGTGTTTGCCGTCAGCAATTCGGCAGGCAGCACATCGGCAATCACGCCCTTCACATAATCGCGAAGCTGATTGTACTTTGCCTCATCGCCTTCGCCGCCGTGCCAGAAATAGCCGGGTGCATGCTGGGTTGATACCACGATAGCGGTCGCCTCTACAGGGCGTTCATTGGCATAGCGCAGCGTGACCTGGCTTTTCGCGTCGGGTTCGAGGAACGGTGCCGCTCCAGACTTGCGATCGGCAGCCATGCGCTCAAGAATCTTGTGGCTGTAGTCGAGCGTCGCCGGCATCAGGTCAGGGGTTTCGTCCGACGCATAGCCGAACATGATGCCCTGGTCGCCTGCACCCTCATCTTTATTTTCGCCAGCATCAACGCCCTGTGCAATATGTGCCGACTGGCCGTGGAGATTGTTTTCAAAGCGGAAACTCTCCCAGTGAAAGCCCGACTGTTCATAGCCGATATCCTTCACCGTGGCGCGCACTGCGGCCTCGATTTCTTCCTTGGCGCCGGGGGCCCATGCGCCGTTTTCGTATACGCCCTTGCAACGGATTTCTCCGGCCAGGACGACAAGCTGTGTCGTGGTTAGCGTTTCACAGGCGATGCGTGCTTCGGGATCTTTTGAGAGGAAGAGGTCGACAATCGTGTCACTGATCTGGTCGGCAACCTTGTCAGGATGGCCTTCGGAAACGGATTCAGAGGTAAAGAGGAAAGAGTTACGCATGGTTGTTCCAGTTCGAGTTGCTGTATCTGCGTATAAAGAAATCTTTATATCGTTTGATCGCCCTAGCGCGAAAGGCGCGTCCTCGCAAGTGGCAACAGCGCGCAGACCAGCAACAGCAATGCAAAGCCGAGCGGCAGGATATTGCCGAAGCTTGCGAATAGTGTCGGCGATTTTGCCAAGGGAAGCTGCGCGTCGATCCGGCCGGCGATGCCCGGCGGCAGGTTTTTGACGATACGGCCATCGGCATCGATCACCGCACTAATCCCAGTCGGCGTCGAACGGACGACGGGCAGTCCCTCCTCAATTGCACGCAGTCGCGCTTGCGCCAGATGTTGCGGCGGGCCCCAATGGCCGAACCATGCGTCATTCGATGGATTGAAGATGAAATCGGGGCGGTTGGCGTGATCGGTCACCTTGCCCGAAAAGATCATTTCATAGCAGATCTGCATGCCGACCTTCACCCGCCTGCCGTCGAACGGCAGGTCGAGCGTGCGCGGCCCAGGACCGGACCAGAAGTCGATCGTGCCGGGCACTAGCCGGGTTGCACCCAGCGGCTCAAGCAGCCAGCGCAGCGCTAGATATTCGCCAAAGGGGACAAGATGAGCCTTGTCATAATGACCGAGCAAATTGCCGGTGCCTGTCATTACATGCACGCTGTTGCGCGCGCCGACGAGCTGGCCCTTGCTGTCAAATTCCAGGCGGTCAGCGCCGGTCAGCAGAATGTCGGCCGGGTTCATCAATTGCGACAACATCGTCCGCGCTCCGGCGGCGCTTTCGCCCGGCTGGAACTGATAAAAGCGGAAAGGATAACCTTCCTCCAACCGCCAGGGGATGGCAGCTTCGGGCCAGAGAATGAGGCGCGGACGCGGCCGTTGCGGCAGGCTGCTTTCTGCAAGCCGCTGAAAATTCACCGCGTCATAGCCAGGCTTATACTTGTCGATCTGGCTAATGTTCGGCTGCACGATGGTCAGCGAAGTTGGCGAAGTCGGCGGCGCGTCTTTCGGTGCGGGCAACAAAAGGTTTGGAAATAATGCTGCACCGAGCAACGGCAGCGCGAAAATCGCGATGAAGCCGATGCCGACGACACTGCCCGATTGGAGCGGCGCGCCCGAACGCAAACCCCGTCTCATTGCGGTAAAGCCCATCAGCAACAAGCCAGCGGCCAGAGCGAAAATGCCCGAGAAACCGTAAGTGCCGAACGTCGGCAGCCAGAATTGCGCGAACAGCGTATCAACCCATGCGGCGGCAATCGGGTTCCAGGCGAAGCCGGTAAAAACCCAACTGCGAAGCCACTCGGCGATGATCCAGCAGCCTGCAAAAGCTAGGATGAAGGGCGTTCCGGCGGAGCTAGTCTGTGTAGGCGCCGCGATCTTCGTGATCCGCCACGCACCCCAGGCTGCCAGTCCGGGATAGAGCGCCAGATACAGCGCCAGTAATGGCACAGCGAGCCAGCCAAGCCATGCGGGCATGTTTGCCTGATAGGTGAAGGCCGTGGCGATCCAGTTGTTGCCGATGGTGAAATGGCCCAGCCCGAACAGCCAGCCCAGCCAGAAGGCACGTCGCCCACTATCCGCACGCGCAACGAGATGCATCAGCAACATGAGGCCGAGCAATGTCAGCGGCCAGAGATTAAGCGGTGCAAACCCCGTCGCCGAAATTCCGCCCATGACCAGCAGCGCCCAGCCGCCCCGTCGCTCTACCAATGCCAGCGCTTTATTCATCGTCTGCGGACATGGCGATCTGATGGTGCAAATGCAATCGACAGTTCGTGCCGATTTTGTTGCTTGCTGTTCAGACGCTCGCTGCTAGCAGTTGCGCCCATGAACGTCCCGATCCTGCTACTCGTCCTCGCAGCGGCTGCCCCGCCGGCGCCACTTGGGCCTATGACCCCGGCGACACCTATGACCGAGGTGCATAGGCAAGACATCGGCTGCGTGGCCCTGTTGGGGTTGGTTGCCGACCTTCAGCGGCGCGGCGCGCCCTATGCGGCGGACTATCCCGATGTCCGCGAAATCGGCAAGCGTTGGGCGGGAATTGTAGGTCAACGGGTCATGGACGAAAGCGGTCAGCCACGTGAACTGGTTGCCATAGCGATCCAACAATCGGTAACTGATTGGCAGGCGGAGATGACCCGAACCGCCGATGCGCGCTGGCTTGCCTCCCGGATCGAACAATGCCAGCAGCGCATGGCGGCCGATCTCGCCGCTGATCAACCATTGCCAAAGCCGGAAACCGCCCAATGAGCCTGCGCCCTTTTCATCTTGCCTTTCCCGTTCATGATCTGGCCGCTGCGCGCAGCTTTTACGGCAATTTGCTCGGCTGCCGCGAAGGGCGTTCATCCGATCACTGGATAGACTTCGACCTTTATGGCCACCAGATTGTGGCGCATCTTGACCCTGCCATGGAGCCGCGGCCGGTGCATAATTCGGTGGACGGCCATGATGTGCCGGTGCCGCATTTCGGGATTGTCCTGACAATGCCGCAATGGGAAGACTTGGCGGGGCGGCTGAAAGCGGCAGGCATTGCTTTCGGCATTGAGCCCCACGTCCGCTTCAAGGGGCAGGTTGGCGAACAGGCGACGATGTTCTTCACCGATCCCAGCGGAAACGCGCTCGAATTCAAGGCTTTTGGCGACGACAGCCAGATTTTCGCGACTTGAACGGCACGCTGGTGCGGTCAGCTCCGCTCGAACACCTGCTCCATGGTGGTAACGCCCGAGCATTTGTCTCCGGCCTTCTCTCCGCCGCCGCCGATAAGCGATATGGCGAAGATGCCACTGGCGACAAGGACAAGGAAACCGGCGGAGACCCATGCGAGGTAACGGTCGATAAACGCCTTGATCGGCGCGCCAAATTTCCAGAACAGCACGCCGACCAGAATGAACTGGAAACCGCGACTTAGGATGCTCGACCAGAGAAAGTCGAACAGCGGCATGTGAATGAAGCCTGCGGTAAGCGTAAGCAGCTTGAACGGTATGGGTGTTGCGCCCTTGATCAGGATGATCTCCGCACCATAATCTCGAAGATAACAGGCGGCGGCTGGGAAATGGTCCCACAAGCCGATCGCCTTTAGCAGTGCGATGCCTATGGTCTGATAGGCGAAATATCCGATCGCATAGCCCAATAATCCGCCGAGCACTGAGGCAAGCGTGCAGACGATGCCGTAACGGATCGCCCGGTCTGGCCGGGCAAGGC
This portion of the Sphingobium sp. genome encodes:
- the lnt gene encoding apolipoprotein N-acyltransferase translates to MNKALALVERRGGWALLVMGGISATGFAPLNLWPLTLLGLMLLMHLVARADSGRRAFWLGWLFGLGHFTIGNNWIATAFTYQANMPAWLGWLAVPLLALYLALYPGLAAWGAWRITKIAAPTQTSSAGTPFILAFAGCWIIAEWLRSWVFTGFAWNPIAAAWVDTLFAQFWLPTFGTYGFSGIFALAAGLLLMGFTAMRRGLRSGAPLQSGSVVGIGFIAIFALPLLGAALFPNLLLPAPKDAPPTSPTSLTIVQPNISQIDKYKPGYDAVNFQRLAESSLPQRPRPRLILWPEAAIPWRLEEGYPFRFYQFQPGESAAGARTMLSQLMNPADILLTGADRLEFDSKGQLVGARNSVHVMTGTGNLLGHYDKAHLVPFGEYLALRWLLEPLGATRLVPGTIDFWSGPGPRTLDLPFDGRRVKVGMQICYEMIFSGKVTDHANRPDFIFNPSNDAWFGHWGPPQHLAQARLRAIEEGLPVVRSTPTGISAVIDADGRIVKNLPPGIAGRIDAQLPLAKSPTLFASFGNILPLGFALLLLVCALLPLARTRLSR
- the metK gene encoding methionine adenosyltransferase, which encodes MRNSFLFTSESVSEGHPDKVADQISDTIVDLFLSKDPEARIACETLTTTQLVVLAGEIRCKGVYENGAWAPGAKEEIEAAVRATVKDIGYEQSGFHWESFRFENNLHGQSAHIAQGVDAGENKDEGAGDQGIMFGYASDETPDLMPATLDYSHKILERMAADRKSGAAPFLEPDAKSQVTLRYANERPVEATAIVVSTQHAPGYFWHGGEGDEAKYNQLRDYVKGVIADVLPAELLTANTVYHINPTGRFEIGGPDGDAGLTGRKIIVDTYGGAAPHGGGAFSGKDPTKVDRSAAYITRYLAKNIVAAGLARRCTIQLSYAIGVAEPLSVYVDLHGTGTVDEGKLEAAIPALVRLTPKGIRTHLGLNKPIYRKTAAYGHFGRQAGGDAFPWERTDLADKLKAALA
- a CDS encoding histidine kinase — its product is MRAAIQRSVQHKGPLIGHRLAFVTIIGFWVLNSVIVSLRAAILDFPAQDELAWRRAAVTLIGIILTWLLYLVLRAFDHQRLSVKFSVAAIGAIPVAAAIAWVNYYVFYLYEAQGYFDDSILRDHINEVREAVGKAPWPEMIDNAIVRYFSILAWAAMYLAIGYAREIREAERTASRYAQAAQDAELRSLRYQVNPHFLFNTLNSLSSLVIKGEKDKAEEMIQNLSTFYRTSLSSDPLEEVTLTEEVEFQKQYLAIEKIRFPERLRTEFLLPEELENARVPALILQPLVENAIKYGVSRSTRPVTIRISAECEKGHLVLRVCDDGEALPKIDQQAHSNGGGIGLANVRDRLEARYGNAARLVAAPSPSGGYEARIDIPVEAREFNA
- a CDS encoding VOC family protein — protein: MSLRPFHLAFPVHDLAAARSFYGNLLGCREGRSSDHWIDFDLYGHQIVAHLDPAMEPRPVHNSVDGHDVPVPHFGIVLTMPQWEDLAGRLKAAGIAFGIEPHVRFKGQVGEQATMFFTDPSGNALEFKAFGDDSQIFAT
- a CDS encoding tRNA (guanine(46)-N(7))-methyltransferase TrmB — translated: MTAHKPGDPTTLNRLYGRSKGKKLRAHQQELIDNLLPQIAVPDEGPVTAESLFGYERPLHFEIGFGGGEHMAYRADMLPDHGFIGCEPFENGVAQALSQIENYNDFGPLPNIRIHMGDALEVLARIPDGALSFVYLLHPDPWPKARHAKRRMMNDGPVKLIASKLRPGGEFRFGTDHAIYLRHALMVMQRHRHQFDWLCEKSTDFLVRPGGWPETRYEAKARNVYGHEVWYFRYRRKE
- a CDS encoding DedA family protein, yielding MLQKLYDWMVDKAAHPHAERWLFFFSFVESSFFPIPPHPLLGLMCLARPDRAIRYGIVCTLASVLGGLLGYAIGYFAYQTIGIALLKAIGLWDHFPAAACYLRDYGAEIILIKGATPIPFKLLTLTAGFIHMPLFDFLWSSILSRGFQFILVGVLFWKFGAPIKAFIDRYLAWVSAGFLVLVASGIFAISLIGGGGEKAGDKCSGVTTMEQVFERS